TAACCGCGGGGTGTCCTGTCGGTCGTCATCACCGGTAAGTGCCCGAATGAGTTCCAGTTGGTGTTTCGATACATCCTGAAATTCATCCACCAGCAGGTGATCGTACTGTGCCCGGTACGATTCGGGTTCGGCCCGGATAGCGGCGATTGCATCGTTGATCATATCGTCGAAGTCGACCAATCCTGCCCGGTCCAGATACGCATTGTACGCTTCAAGGACAAGCGCACCGCAGTGGCCGAAGTGAAATTGCCGAGCATTGGTCGGAGACAATCGTACTCTAACCTCGCTGGCGTCGATTCGGAACGTCTTGGCGTTGTGGACAAACGACGCCAGTGACTTTTTGATGTCCCGCTCTTTTTCGTTGTACTCGAAGGCTCGATCGACGAACTCGGCGAAGTCGAGTCGGCTGAGCTCCACGCCCGCATGGGTGAGCCGATGGCGGAGTGCTGCTTCGAGGCGTCCTGCCTCGTACTCGAACTCGTAGGTTTCAACGAGGGTCTTGTCGGAGTCTGTGAACTGCTTGCGGGCCCAGAGTAGTTTCTCATGGTACTGGTCGGTACTCCAGGAGAACCACGGTGCGACTTCGCCGTTCTCATCGAGGCCCCAATGTTCGATGTACAGATCGTACTCCGGGAGGTAGAAGTCCGGCCGGTACTCACCCTTGTCGTCAGCGCTGTCCGTCCAGGCTGCGACCGCCTCGTACTGGTAGGTGACATCGTGTGTGAACAGGAAGTCGGCGATAACGCGTTCAGCTCGCGAGGCGACGGTCTCGCCAGCGAGCGTCTCATAGGATTCCTCGCGACGCTCGGCGACGTACTCGGTTCGCGAATCGAAGTCAGTCTCTTCGAGATGCGTATGGTCGTAATGGAACAGAAACTGCGTGTAATGTTCGAGGAACTGTTCGCGCTGTCCGTCCTCTGCTTCACGGATGACGTCGTCGATGAGATTATTGAGGTCCTGGCTGTCCGCAACATCGAGTTGGTGCTCGGTGGTCTGCTGGGCGATTTCGTAAGCGAATGAATGAATCGTCCGGACGTCGGCTTGTTCGATCCCAAATTGGTTTTGCAGTCGAAGTTCCATCTCGCGTGCGGCCTGGCGAGTGAAAGTCAACGCAGCAATCCGGTTGGGATCGACTCCCTCGGCGACGAGGTAGGCAACCCGGTAAGTCAACGCGAGGGTCTTCCCCGTCCCAGCGGCAGCGACAACGAGATTTCGGATGTCGTTGGTAACGACGGCTTCCCGCTGCGCCCGATTGAGGTCATTGCCATCCTCGTCTATCTCGGAAAAGAGGTCGTCGTATTTCGCACACTGCCGATCAATGAACTCGTCGTTGTAGTCCCCCAGTAGCTCCGCAAGCGTGTCGAGCGTTGATTCCAGATCGGCCAGTCGTTGGCGATCGGTCTCCGCAAGCACAGCTGAATGGAGTTCATTTCGAAAATTGTCTATCCGGTTTCCGAGCTGACGACACAATTGGTCGAGTTCGTCCCTCTCTGGTCGGGTGAGATATCGTTCGTACGAGCGGTAGCACTGCGTTCGATCCTCGAGTTGGTTGACTTCACGTTCGATTCCAGGAAATCGGGCGTCAAACGTGCTTTTTGTTTCGAGGAATGATTCTATGCGGTCGAGCTGATGTTCCCAGTCAGCAATCGTCTCTTGCTCTTGGGCACGAAGGAACGCTTTTGGGGGGTGATCGACCGAGAGCTGCTTGTCCAAATCTTCGAAGAAGACATCGATGGTAGTGCGTATCCGATCGATTCTCGTTTTATACTGCTCGGTCTGGCCGAGGGGCTTTCCCTTTTCCAACGCAGGTGCGAGTTCCGTCGATAGGGCTTCGAAATCCTGTTCGATAGTTTCCTCAAGTTCGTCGTACTGGTCTTTGACTTGCCGTCGTGCCGTTTCGTACCGCTGCCGCCGTTTTTCCGGATCGCCGAATAGCCAAACGTGAATAGATCGGGGAAGCAACCGCCGAATCCAGTTTCGGTCATCTTCCTGGAGTTCTTCCCATGTCATACAGTGTCCGTACTGGTCCCTGCATGCCGACCCTCAAAGATATTAGTCATTATCCGAGATCACGGCTAACGGTGGTTTCGAAACCACTTGTTAGACTCCAGACTTGAGAGAAGACGGTTATTGTTGGCACAATAGTGGTTCTGTTGAATAGCAGTAGTTGAGTGAACAGGCAAATGTGCATCGGCCCATGAGATGGTGGGATACGTGATCCTAAGGTTATGGTCGCTTCGCTCGTACTCGGGGGGCGCTATTCAACACAGCATTCTACTCTAGTCTGCTGTGATTTTCCCGAGTCATTAATAACGTAACACGAGGAAGATTCCACGATATGAGCATTGATTCGGCGGTTGGAAAGTTGCGGGCGGCAGACAGAGATATGAGAGACGATCCGCCCAACTCGATCAAAGCTAAAGATGACGTTCTTGAAGAGTACCAGCCGATTTTCCAGTTCCAAGAGATTGGTGAACTCACCAAACAGGAATTCAAAGATTTCCTTCTGTTTGAGAATAACCGTCACTGGACCGGACTGCATCGCAAACGGTCCATGATGACGGAAGACATGGATCGGCTCAGAGATGGATTACAGACGCTTGTGAACGAGGAAAAAGACCTTGCGTCACGTGTTCAGACGGCTAAAGAGCAAGTGGATGGTATGGGAAAAGCAACCATTTCCGCGATTCTTGTGACTGCCTTTCCCGATAAGTACGGAGTCTGGAACAACCGGTCGGAAGAAGCTCTCAAACAGTTGGATGTCTGGCCTGATTTCGAGCGCGGGAGTGACTTTGGTCACCGGTACGTACGGGTGAATGACGTACTGTTGAACCTCAGCAACGAGCTTGATCTTGATCTCTGGGAGTTGGACGCGCTGCTTGGATATGTCGTTAAGTACGATGAAGATCAGCAGGAAACGATAGAAGATACGGAAGC
The Halalkaliarchaeum sp. AArc-CO DNA segment above includes these coding regions:
- a CDS encoding UvrD-helicase domain-containing protein — encoded protein: MLAETDRQRLADLESTLDTLAELLGDYNDEFIDRQCAKYDDLFSEIDEDGNDLNRAQREAVVTNDIRNLVVAAAGTGKTLALTYRVAYLVAEGVDPNRIAALTFTRQAAREMELRLQNQFGIEQADVRTIHSFAYEIAQQTTEHQLDVADSQDLNNLIDDVIREAEDGQREQFLEHYTQFLFHYDHTHLEETDFDSRTEYVAERREESYETLAGETVASRAERVIADFLFTHDVTYQYEAVAAWTDSADDKGEYRPDFYLPEYDLYIEHWGLDENGEVAPWFSWSTDQYHEKLLWARKQFTDSDKTLVETYEFEYEAGRLEAALRHRLTHAGVELSRLDFAEFVDRAFEYNEKERDIKKSLASFVHNAKTFRIDASEVRVRLSPTNARQFHFGHCGALVLEAYNAYLDRAGLVDFDDMINDAIAAIRAEPESYRAQYDHLLVDEFQDVSKHQLELIRALTGDDDRQDTPRLFCVGDDWQSIYSFQGADVDQFISFEEYFGPAAETHLTENYRNPETVLEAGNDLIASNDHQISKTVRAATEHDCKPTLHVLDGYTQNAYERRVGEYAAELVEQRIEESANTEPGEAMVLCRYDSGAPFIDRVKAEFERRNIPYDGKDDHYRPEGMPDEYDPGFDPDAGVAVYSVHQAKGREAEQVIVVNVVSGMYGLPAEHRENSLVAPVQDLETATIEEERRLFYVALTRAKSKVHVLTRKGQWSPFIDEIRPYLTVTQSVASLDSGGDGESITAKVRLLWDDLHETQHQAGILEDKSGTIRFVSWDNESPPTVEEGSWYRFENIEVDEFNGDPQIQFGGESTATKLYSAEQTR